One Scomber scombrus chromosome 1, fScoSco1.1, whole genome shotgun sequence DNA segment encodes these proteins:
- the copb1 gene encoding coatomer subunit beta produces the protein MTAAENVCYTLINVASDSEPPSEVSLKTDLEKGEIKAKTEALKKVIIMILNGEKLPGLLMTIIRFVLPLQDHTIKKLLLVFWEIVPKTTPDGKLLQEMILVCDAYRKDLQHPNEFIRGSTLRFLCKLKESELLEPLMPAIRACLEHRHSYVRRNAVLAIYTIYRNFEHLIPDAPELIHDFLVNEKDASCKRNAFMMLIHADQDRALDYLSTCIDQVHTFGDILQLVIVELIYKVCHANPSERARFIRCIYNLLQSSSPAVKYEAAGTLVTLSSAPTAVKAAAQCYIDLIIKESDNNVKLIVLDRLIELKEHPTHERVLQDLVMDILRVLSTPDLEVRKKTLQLALDLVSSRNVEELVIVLKKEVIKTNNVTEHEDTDKYRQLLVRTLHSCSVRFPDMAANVIPVLMEFLSDTNEAAAADVLEFVREAIQRFDTLRPLIIEKMLEVFHAIKTVKIYRGALWILGEYCSTKEDIQSVMTEVRRSIGEIPIVENEIKRETGEVKPEDEVSAAPAQKLVTEMGTYVTQSALSSSRPSKKEEDRPPLRGFLMDGDFYVAASLATTLTKVALRYVAIVQDKKKQNSFVAEAMLIMVTVLHLGKSSLPKKPITDDDVDRISLCLKVLSECSPLMNDIFNKECRKSLSHMLTVRLEEEKLSQKKESEKRNVTVQADDPISFMQLTAKNEMTSKEDQFQLSLLAAMGNTQRKEAADPLASKLNKVTQLTGFSDPVYAEAYVHVNQYDIVLDVLVVNQTSDTLQNCTLELATLGDLKLVEKPSPLTLAPHDFANIKANVKVASTENGIIFGNIVYDVSGAASDRNCVVLSDIHIDIMDYIQPASCTDAEFRQMWAEFEWENKVTVNTNITDLNEYLQHILRSTNMKCLTPEKALSGFCGFMAANLYARSIFGEDALANVSIEKPIHLGPDAPVNGHIRIRAKSQGMALSLGDKINLSQKKTNI, from the exons atgacagctgcagagaaTGTGTGTTACACTCTGATCAATGTCGCATCTGACTCAGAGCCCCCTTCTGAAGTCAGTCTGAAAACTGATCTAG AAAAGGGGGAGATCAAGGCAAAGACCGAAGCCCTGAAGAAGGTCATCATCATGATACTGAATGGTGAGAAGTTGCCAGGACTGCTGATGACCATAATCCGCTTTGTGCTGCCACTTCAAGACCACACCATCAAAAAACTGCTGCTGGTTTTCTGGGAGATTGTCCCCAAAACAACCCCAGATGGCAAGCTGCTTCAGGAGATGATCCTGGTCTGTGATGCCTACAGAAAG GACCTGCAGCATCCCAATGAGTTCATCCGTGGCTCCACTCTGCGTTTCCTGTGTAAGCTGAAGGAGTCAGAGTTGCTCGAGCCACTCATGCCAGCAATCCGAGCCTGCCTGGAGCACCGACACAGTTACGTGCGCCGCAATGCTGTCCTGGCCATTTACACCATCTACAG gAACTTTGAACATCTTATCCCAGATGCTCCAGAGTTGATCCATGATTTTCTTGTGAACGAGAAGGATGCCAGCTGCAAGAGAAATGCTTTCATGATGCTGATTCACGCAGATCAG GATCGAGCTCTGGATTACCTCAGCACATGTATTGACCAGGTTCATACTTTTGGCGACATTCTCCAGCTGGTCATTGTGGAGCTGATTTACAAA GTGTGCCATGCGAACCCCTCTGAGCGTGCTCGCTTTATCCGTTGCATCTACAACCTGCTGCAGTCCTCCAGCCCAGCTGTTAAGTATGAGGCTGCTGGCACTCTTGTAACCCTCTCCAGTGCACCCACAGCTGTTAAG GCTGCTGCCCAGTGCTACATTGATTTGATTATCAAGGAGAGCGACAACAATGTGAAGCTGATTGTTCTCGACCGCCTGATTGAACTGAAGGAACATCCCACTCACGAACGTGTTCTCCAG GACCTCGTGATGGACATCCTTCGTGTTCTCAGCACCCCTGACCTGGAAGTGAGAAAGAAGACCTTGCAGCTGGCGCTGGACCTTGTCTCATCTCGCAATGTAGAAGAG TTGGTGATCGTTTTGAAGAAAGAGGTGATCAAGACAAACAACGTAACAGAACATGAAGACACTGATAAGTACAGACAGCTGCTGGTGCGCACTCTTCACTCCTGCAGTGTGCGCTTCCCTGATATGGCGGCCAATGTAATTCCTGTG CTGATGGAATTCCTAAGTGACACTAATGAGgcagctgctgctgatgtgctgGAGTTTGTGCGGGAAGCCATTCAGAGATTTGACACCTTGAGACCCCTCATCATCGAGAAGATGCTGGAAGTCTTTCACGCCATTAAAACTGTCAA AATCTACAGAGGAGCACTTTGGATCTTGGGAGAATACTGCAGCACCAAGGAAGACATCCAGAGTGTGATGACAGAAGTCCGCAGGTCAATAGGAGAG ATCCCGATTGTAGAGAATGAGAttaagagagagacaggagaggtgAAGCCAGAGGATGAAGTGAGTGCAGCTCCAGCCCAGAAGCTGGTGACAGAGATGGGCACCTATGTGACACAGAGTGCCCTCAGCTCCTCAAGGCCTTCGAAAAAAGAGGAGgatag gcCTCCACTCAGAGGCTTCCTGATGGATGGAGACTTCTATGTGGCAGCTTCCCTGGCCACTACACTGACCAAAGTGGCCTTGCGCTATGTTGCTATTGTtcaagacaaaaagaaacaaaat TCCTTTGTTGCAGAAGCCATGCTGATCATGGTCACTGTACTGCACCTGGGCAAGTCCTCTCTGCCCAAGAAGCCAATTACAGATGATGATGTGGACCGCATCTCGCTGTGCCTCAAGGTCCTGTCAGAGTGCTCACCACTTATGAATGACATTTTCAACAAGGAGTGTCGCAAATCCCTGTCCCATATGCTGACTGTCagactggaggaggagaagctgtCACAGAAG AAAGAGTCTGAGAAGCGTAACGTAACAGTGCAGGCGGACGACCCAATCTCCTTCATGCAGCTGACAGCCAAAAATGAGATGACTTCTAAAGAGGACCAGTTCCAGCTCAGTCTGCTGGCTGCTATGGGCAACACTCAGAGGAAAGAGGCTGCTGATCCCCTGGCTTCAAAACTCAACAAG GTGACCCAGCTGACAGGATTCTCAGATCCAGTTTATGCTGAAGCCTATGTTCATGTCAACCAGTACGACATTGTTTTGGATGTGCTGGTGGTCAACCAAACGAGCGACACTCTCCAGAATTGCACCCTGGAGCTCGCCACTTTAG GTGATCTCAAGCTGGTTGAGAAGCCTTCACCTCTAACTCTGGCTCCTCATGATTTCGCCAACATCAAGGCCAATGTCAAGGTGGCTTCTACTGAAAATGGCATTATATTTGGTAACATTG TCTATGACGTGTCAGGAGCTGCGAGCGACAGGAACTGTGTCGTCCTCAGCGACATCCACATTGACATCATGGACTACATCCAGCCAGCCTCCTGCACAGATGCAGAATTCAGACAGATGTGGGCTGAGTTTGAATGGGAAAACAAG GTGACAGTAAACACCAACATCACGGATCTGAACGAGTATCTCCAGCATATCCTCAGGTCCACGAACATGAAGTGCCTGACTCCTGAGAAG GCACTGTCTGGCTTCTGCGGTTTCATGGCCGCCAACCTTTATGCTCGTTCTATCTTTGGGGAAGACGCCCTGGCTAATGTCAGCATCGAGAAGCCCATCCACCTGGGGCCTGACGCACCTGTCAACGGACACATACGCATCAGAGCCAAAAGTCAG GGGATGGCCTTGAGCCTGGGTGACAAGATCAACCTCtcccaaaaaaagacaaatatctgA